Proteins encoded together in one Bradyrhizobium sp. CB82 window:
- a CDS encoding DUF1491 family protein, protein MRLKSNIWVAAYLRRCQTEGVFGAVRRRGAEEAGAVFVKVSLLDGNAMLYVPAPQTVYDDGRPVERFFVPVAPQPLPEPAVEERLTKEIRFDPDAWIVETEDRAGRHFLELASA, encoded by the coding sequence ATGCGGTTGAAATCGAACATATGGGTGGCGGCGTACCTGCGCCGCTGCCAGACTGAAGGCGTGTTCGGCGCGGTGCGCCGGCGCGGCGCCGAGGAAGCCGGGGCGGTGTTCGTCAAGGTGTCGCTGCTTGACGGCAACGCGATGCTGTACGTGCCCGCGCCGCAGACCGTTTATGACGACGGCCGGCCGGTCGAGCGCTTCTTCGTGCCGGTCGCGCCGCAACCCTTGCCGGAGCCCGCGGTCGAGGAACGGCTCACCAAGGAAATCCGCTTCGATCCCGACGCCTGGATCGTCGAGACCGAGGACCGCGCCGGGCGGCATTTTCTGGAATTGGCAAGCGCTTGA
- a CDS encoding peptidoglycan-binding domain-containing protein, with protein sequence MPRKSARDEDAPRRRGAKAAVVDVETERNLALRILLHSPKDTVAGLVAFAAVSAIVANALFLQTGRHPAPMFGTVINLPAPSAAALSNPLPRPRPLAADSLPLEPKPMEFRVAEPKGTEKAAEKPPAAERAAEATASTSRSADPLTNLVKATTTASPSQSVVARPPAAIPAPQSPAMRRVAAVQRALSEYGYGQLKVTGSISGETQAAIQKFEREHKMPVTGQLSDRLLRELGAAIGHPVE encoded by the coding sequence GTGCCTAGAAAGTCTGCAAGGGATGAGGATGCTCCGCGCCGCCGTGGCGCCAAGGCGGCGGTCGTCGACGTCGAGACAGAGCGCAATCTCGCGCTGCGGATCCTGCTGCATAGTCCCAAGGATACTGTCGCCGGCCTCGTCGCCTTCGCAGCGGTCAGCGCCATCGTCGCCAACGCGCTGTTCCTGCAAACCGGCCGCCATCCCGCCCCGATGTTCGGCACCGTGATCAATTTGCCGGCGCCGTCAGCTGCTGCGTTGTCGAACCCGCTGCCGCGGCCGCGCCCGCTCGCGGCCGATTCACTGCCGCTCGAGCCGAAGCCGATGGAGTTCCGCGTCGCTGAGCCCAAGGGGACGGAGAAGGCGGCAGAGAAGCCGCCGGCGGCCGAGAGGGCCGCCGAGGCAACGGCCTCGACCTCCAGATCCGCCGATCCCCTGACCAATCTCGTCAAGGCCACGACGACAGCGTCTCCGTCGCAGTCCGTTGTCGCGCGACCGCCGGCAGCGATCCCGGCGCCACAGAGTCCCGCAATGCGCCGCGTCGCCGCCGTGCAGCGCGCGCTCTCCGAATACGGCTACGGGCAGTTGAAGGTGACCGGCTCGATCTCCGGCGAAACTCAGGCGGCGATCCAAAAGTTCGAGCGCGAGCACAAGATGCCGGTCACGGGGCAGCTCTCGGACCGCCTGCTGCGCGAGCTTGGGGCCGCGATCGGACATCCCGTCGAATAA
- a CDS encoding PAS domain-containing sensor histidine kinase, producing MSRSARSVTVLSIIRDCLDALLHPSARYDALTRARHRAFMAPRLLGSLAAFAAFPIYLAMRGAPSAIEVAAFAWLIAPILLSWFLSRTGRYEGAHVLSSLALAGLIMAVAATTGGIESFAAVWLVVVPLEAALSASRRVAAFASVLALSCAALLILSGHLDWLPFDQANAAERSMFTAFGVASATLYAAGLAFGAESLARTSVALLSREEERYRLLARNMSDVISRHQRNGQVQFISPAVEAMLGLPGAQLTGHGLFDRVHVADRPAYLTALSDAARGDVRSVEFRLRREIGGSERGQVDFIWVEMRCRPLDQDLGRDVTREPEVVAVMRDVTDRKLQEQALDQACSAAEAADAAKTRFLATMSHELRTPLNAIIGFSEMIAQEQTLMLGAAQRKEYAELINDSGQHLLSVVNGILDMSKMESGKFEISPEPFAPRAALLHCCNLLALKARENGIDLITDAPQDLPVMTGDPRAFKQIVLNLVSNAIKFTERGGQVNVAATVSPSHLFIRISDTGVGIAPDDLKRIGAPFFQAGKTYQRRHEGTGLGLSIVKSLVALHHGELTIQSKLGEGTAVTIKLPFVCTPSQGKQSESKIATLMPPPRHNVQDQPALVKKSA from the coding sequence ATGAGCCGAAGCGCGAGATCCGTGACAGTTTTGAGTATCATCCGCGATTGTCTCGATGCGCTGCTGCATCCCTCGGCACGTTATGACGCGCTGACACGGGCACGCCATCGGGCTTTCATGGCCCCCAGGCTCCTCGGCAGCCTCGCCGCCTTTGCCGCATTCCCGATTTATCTCGCCATGCGCGGCGCACCCAGCGCGATCGAGGTCGCCGCCTTCGCCTGGCTGATCGCGCCGATCCTGCTGTCGTGGTTCCTTTCGCGCACCGGCCGCTATGAAGGCGCCCATGTGCTGTCGTCGCTGGCGCTCGCCGGACTGATCATGGCGGTGGCGGCGACGACGGGCGGCATCGAATCGTTTGCTGCAGTCTGGCTGGTCGTGGTTCCCTTGGAGGCGGCGTTGTCCGCCTCGCGCCGCGTTGCGGCCTTTGCTTCGGTGCTGGCGCTGTCCTGCGCGGCGCTCTTGATCCTGTCGGGTCATCTCGACTGGTTGCCGTTCGACCAGGCCAATGCGGCCGAACGCAGCATGTTCACGGCATTCGGCGTTGCGTCTGCGACACTCTACGCGGCAGGTCTCGCCTTCGGCGCCGAATCGCTGGCGCGCACTAGCGTTGCGCTGCTGTCGCGCGAAGAGGAGCGCTACCGCTTGCTGGCGCGCAACATGAGCGACGTCATCTCGCGGCATCAGCGCAACGGACAAGTCCAGTTCATCTCGCCGGCGGTCGAAGCCATGCTTGGCCTGCCAGGCGCCCAGCTCACTGGTCACGGCCTGTTCGATCGCGTCCATGTCGCCGATCGTCCGGCCTATCTTACCGCACTGTCGGACGCCGCGCGCGGCGACGTGCGCAGCGTCGAGTTCCGGTTGCGGCGGGAGATCGGCGGCAGCGAGCGGGGCCAGGTCGATTTCATCTGGGTCGAGATGCGCTGCCGGCCGCTCGACCAGGATTTGGGCCGCGACGTGACGCGCGAGCCCGAAGTCGTCGCCGTGATGCGCGACGTCACCGATCGCAAACTCCAGGAGCAGGCGCTCGATCAGGCCTGTAGCGCCGCCGAGGCAGCCGATGCCGCCAAGACGCGCTTCCTCGCCACCATGAGCCACGAACTGCGCACGCCGCTCAACGCCATCATCGGCTTCTCCGAGATGATCGCGCAGGAGCAGACCCTGATGCTCGGTGCGGCCCAGCGCAAGGAATACGCAGAGCTCATCAACGATTCCGGCCAGCATCTGTTGTCGGTCGTCAACGGCATCCTCGACATGTCCAAGATGGAATCCGGCAAGTTCGAGATTTCGCCGGAGCCGTTCGCGCCGCGCGCCGCGCTCCTGCATTGCTGCAATCTGCTGGCGTTGAAGGCGCGAGAGAACGGCATCGATCTCATCACCGATGCGCCGCAGGATCTGCCGGTGATGACCGGCGATCCGCGCGCCTTCAAGCAGATCGTGCTCAACCTCGTCTCGAACGCGATCAAGTTCACCGAGCGTGGCGGGCAGGTCAACGTCGCTGCCACGGTTTCGCCATCGCACCTCTTCATTCGCATCAGCGACACCGGCGTCGGCATCGCGCCCGACGACCTGAAGCGGATTGGCGCGCCGTTCTTCCAGGCCGGCAAGACCTATCAGCGTCGCCATGAAGGCACGGGGCTCGGATTGTCGATCGTGAAGAGCCTCGTCGCCTTGCATCACGGCGAGTTGACGATACAAAGCAAGCTCGGTGAGGGGACGGCCGTCACCATCAAGCTGCCGTTCGTCTGCACGCCGTCGCAAGGTAAGCAGAGCGAAAGCAAGATCGCGACGTTGATGCCGCCGCCGCGCCATAATGTTCAGGACCAACCGGCTTTGGTGAAGAAAAGTGCCTAG